The following is a genomic window from Zalophus californianus isolate mZalCal1 chromosome 10, mZalCal1.pri.v2, whole genome shotgun sequence.
gggggaaggcaggagggcGGTACGTTTGGGAAAGGTGAGAAAAACCCCACGGGCCATCACcccaaggagagagaggagagcggATCCGGGCTCCAGGTCAAGGCAAGGAGGCCCCACGTGGCTTCCCGCCGGCATCCCTACGTCCACCCCGCCCTCCAGTGTGGATGAGTCCGAGCGGTCCTCCGGCCCTTCGCTACCGGTCCCCTGAcccagaaggggaggaaggaggtttTTCCCAACACAGGTCAGCCAGCTAAGAGGATCAGAGGCCCAAGGCCCTCCAAGGGCCTAAACCCTcactccctctgtgctccccaggGTCCCAGCTGCGGTGGTCACCGCAAGGTGGCCAGGACAGGAGGCTGTCCCCCTGGGAGCGGGGCACCGCGGTCcgggggggggcgagggggggacTCCGGCAGCGGCCCTCGGCAGCCCACCCGCGAGCCTTTcagagcccccgccccccgccccgcccccggcgctGACGTCACCGGCCGGCCGGGCGGGGCGCGCGCGgtgctcgggctcgggctcggcgGGCggaagcggcggcggcggcggcggcaggagCGGCGGGAGCCGAGGAGGAGGCTCCGGACGCTGCCCCAGGAACCGGGACGCCGGAGAGCCGCGCCCTGAGCGCTCAGCCCGAGGCGGTGAGAggcgggccggggggggggggggagggggaaggcggGCAGGCTCGGGGCCGGGGCGGCGAGCCGGGGCTGGAGGGGGCGTCCGCCGACCGGGGTGCGTGTGGGGCCGGCCCGGGGTCTCGGCGGGAGCCCGTTTCCCGCGCGGCCGGCTCGGCCaggctccccctcccctcccccgccccgccgcggccCGCGGGCTAGGGCGGGGATCGGCGGGCGCGGGCCGGGGGGCCGGGCGGCCGGGCGGGGGGTggtcaggagctgggggtggagggaaggagccGACGTAAAAGCCCCGATTAATTGCCTACACTCCATGTCGGAACTGACAGGGACACACACACCTACAAGAGACACGCCAGCACACACGGTGACACACACCCATGTGACTCTTACACACATCGCTTCGCACACAGCAAATCACAACCGTCCCCGCACTACacatcccccttcccccactgcctcCATGTGCCTCCCGGAGGCACATCTGTCCGCAGGACAGCTGAGTGGGGGCCCTGTCCCTGCCGCCACCCTGACTGTCTGGCTAGATTCTCCCAGCCCCGGACTTCTGGCTGCCCGTCTCTCAAACAGGAGAGCTGGGAGGAAATCCTGCTCTCACTCCAGGACCGGGAGACAGGACCCGGAGTGCCGGAGCCTGCCCGCGGCTCCGAAGCtggcagagtggggagggtcaggggcTGCTGGTGGCCTCTCTCGCTGGGTCCACCGAGAGCCTCGGGTGCTGGGAGTGGCTGGTTTCTGCGGCCCAGAGTGGCCGAGGGacggaggagggggtgggagaaaaaGAATGAGTATGAGTCAGCCAAGGATGGAGCCTaagtcggagagagagagaatgaggggaatGTGTGCGAGGGACAGGGACAGTCGGAACGGGAGGGGAGGCAGCGACACGGAGGTGGTCAGAGGAGTGGGaagagggctgggggctgggctgcgCTGGCTCGGAGAGCGCGCTGAGAGCACGGTGGGGTGAGACCGCGGGGAGTTCGGGAAACATGCTGAATCCGTGGGTTTTGTTTCTCGATGAGTCTGGCCCCCAGGCTGTCAGAGCGATTAGCTTTAATTGCTCTTCCCTTTGTGGCTAAGCACTCCATTGGGGAAATTGCCAGAGATGCCCTAGGCTGCCCGATGCCCCGGTTGCctacttcctcccttccctgacaCCTGTGCCCGCCCTGTGTGCACCTAGCGTCATGCATGAAGAGGGCCACGGAGTCCCGTCCTGCCAGGCCATACCTTCATACAGACCCTCACGCCCACCAGCCAATtcaggcccctccccaccaaagtGATGATCCCTTTACAGCAGGGAAGCTCACTCCTTCCTAATCGCAGTGGCCCTGGGTGTTTGCATGGGGACACTGAGTCACAGGCCCCAGAAGCCGTTGGCATTCAGGGCTGCCACCAAGTGAGGCAGGATGAAAGCCCACCGacggaaaaggaggaagagaggaagagagagactggagggaggaggtggatgagggggagagatgggaaggaaacaaacaggagGAGGAGAGGCCCCACCAGCTGAGTGGCGAGCCCACTCGCCAGCAGGcagccctccctctctgccctgcctgACCCAGTGCCAGGATCTCCCAACGCCCCCACCTTGGGTCCATCTTTCTCCTCTTAGACTAAGCGCTGAAGGCTCAGCACCGTCTCTGTGCCCAGGGCCAACCCGTCCTGCTTCTTGGACTGAGCTGAACATTTTGAGGCCCAGGTATCCTGCCTCCCCTCATTCCCAGGCTGGCTGAGTCTTAGGGCCTCCTTCCTTTGTTACAGAATAAAgacactccctgccccccacccaaagCTGAATGGAAGCTAAGAGAAGAAGTAGTCAGCTGAGTGTGGTATTAAGGGAATAATTAGGGACGAACTAGAGGACTGCTTGAACTTGGGGCCCGGGTAGAATTTAAAATGGGCACCCTGTGCTCTCCCCACCcactcctctgcctctccttgaTCACCGCCCCACCCCGGAACCCAGGCAGCATGACCCCTCCTGCCCGTGCTGGGGCTTCCACACCTGCCGTGGGCCGGCCCTCCCCTCGGCCGCAGGTAGCCAGCAAGCagcggggagcggggaggggcaggggctcctCATCCTCAGGGGAGAGGGGATGGTCAGGAAGCACGGCAGGTCTGTGGTGCGCCCTCCTCCTGCACAGGTGGTTGTCCCGTTGGGGCGAGGCCTCCCGGAGGGCCCCGgggcctgctccctcctcccccagtgcCCACGGACCACCCACCTGTGTTGCTCCCAGCTCCGACCCCCAAAGACCAGCCTGTGAgatcctgccctcctgcccttctTCCCCAGCATCCCCAGCTGGTTCCGCCTTTGTCAGGGCCCCACCTGGGGCcagctgggaaggaaggaaggaaggtgtgaGGAAGCAGCGAGCAGAGCACGAATGACCCGGGAGGGAAGGGGACTGACTTCCTGGCAGCCTCAGCCCCGTCCCGGTTCCTGCCCTGGTATCCTGTTCCAAGAATGGCCTCCGCCCAGGCTGCCTGGTGTGCTCCCTGGGCAGCCTCGCACCGCTCCGGAGGTCAGGAAGACTTTTCTGGGCTACGAAGGGAGGAGCCTTCTTCATGGGCCCGAAGGAATTCTGAATCAAcgggaggaaagggagggtggTGGAGGGTGAAGGAGCCAAGCTCCACCACAGCCACACCACCCCAGGGACGATGATTGATCGGTGAGACCCAAGAGCCGCCGCGTAGGAGATTGCACTTCCTTGTACCCCCAAAATGCCCCAAGGGACTGGCCTTGCCCCTGCAGCCACACCCAGGCCTGGGTGGCGGCGACCGCTCCGGAGGGAGCAGCCAGGCTGCCTTGCCCCCGCTTGCTCAGGGGGCCCTACTCCGCTGCTTGTCCCTTCTTCCTCACTcgctccccacacccctcccatcCAGTGGTGTCATTGTCCTGACCGGTGGGGGGGCGGCACTCAGAACTGAGGTTGCCGTGGTAACCGCAGAGTCCCGGGCCCTCCCCCCAGGATCTCATTTGcagcctccttccctttcccagccccagccctccctccattCTGCAGGGTCTCCTCacccttcccctcttctctggATGTGAGCCTGTGATTACAGACCTTCCACATGCTCtcactgccacacacacacacacacacacacacacacacacacacacacacacacacacacacacacacacacacacacacacacacggagcaCGTACTCGCACCACCGCACGTCCAGTGATTACAGACCTTCCACATGCTCtcactgccacacacacacacacacacacacacacacacacacacacacacacacacacacacacacggagcaCGTACTCGCACCACCGCACGTCCAGTGCTGGCACGTACACACCCATGCCCAgaacacgcacatgcacacgcccGCGCAGATGCCCGCCACTGCCTCTTCCCTGTGCCTGTGCCCACACCCGGGACGC
Proteins encoded in this region:
- the LOC113932415 gene encoding translation initiation factor IF-2-like, producing the protein MGGVWGASEEEGTSSGVGPPEQAGARQPGCSLRSGRRHPGLGVAAGARPVPWGILGVQGSAISYAAALGSHRSIIVPGVVWLWWSLAPSPSTTLPFLPLIQNSFGPMKKAPPFVAQKSLPDLRSGARLPREHTRQPGRRPFLEQDTRAGTGTGLRLPGSQSPSLPGHSCSARCFLTPSFLPSQLAPGGALTKAEPAGDAGEEGQEGRISQAGLWGSELGATQVGGPWALGEEGAGPGALREASPQRDNHLCRRRAHHRPAVLPDHPLSPEDEEPLPLPAPRCLLATCGRGEGRPTAGVEAPARAGGVMLPGFRGGAVIKERQRSGWGEHRVPILNSTRAPSSSSPLVRP